The Elaeis guineensis isolate ETL-2024a chromosome 5, EG11, whole genome shotgun sequence DNA segment AGACAAACACTGCTAAAATGACCTTGCTTCTTTTGAAGTCCAATTGAATACTGGAGCTTCGGCCGCTGCTTCCATCAATTCATGCAGAGAGAACCCCTCAGCCATGGCCTCGTCTCCATCCAAATTCATATGAACATCTGTTGCATCCTTTGCTGCCACTTGCCTTTCCCCAGAGTCTTCGAGTTCCAACACCCTACACCTCCTCCCCATTAGGATATTCTTTTTCCACAGCTCTACTTCACCTCCACTGACTCTCTGCTTCACTACTTGCTTCACTCTCAGATTCATCTTCCCTGCCCACCGCATCTGCGACGCAGCTAAGAGCagaattcttttcttcaaatccaTCCACAACATCGAGCCTTGCGACAAGCCGATGGCACCTGACATTTTGcccatgaaaatgaaaagaacaaGGGGACTAGACACTGAGAACCTCTCCAATAACCTGAGAACAAAGTATGGATTGTCCCTTCTGCATGTTATTGTCTTCTTGTTGTTGCCATCATGATCATCACATAAACGGAAGTCATCCCCCTGGATCTGCTCACTGCTGTTCTCCACTGCATTGTCTGCTTCGGCCTTAAGGATGTCACTGCCAATGGATCTTCTCAAGCTCGTCGATTGATCACCATAGATAGAAGAAGATTCAGATTTGGTGATCTCCAATTCAAACAactcatcatcatcttcatggATGATATCTTTGACATTGGAAGGAGTAGACCTCGGCAACTGGTGATCATATCTTGCAGACGATTCAGAAATGTCCCATTTCATCTCCTTCTCACCTTCCACAGATGACAATTTTGGTGCATCATTCCAACTCATCAAAGATTCAAGAGAATCTCGTCTGACCTTCTTGCCACCATTTTCATTACTCTTTTCCATCATGTTAGCCTCTTTCTCGATGAACAGCATCCTGCTGAGCACCGACAACGGTGAGATGGACGAGACCGGCGAGGACTTCTCAGAAGGGCTCTTCTGGCTTGCAACTGATTCCATGCCATCTCCTTCATTATTGTTGACGCTACTGCTGCTCAAACTATCTTGGCTCAGCGAGGGAGAGCAGGTCTCCGATCTTCTGGACTTGACCACCCGGAAGAATGGCCAGTTCGGTGAGACCGCTACCTTCTCTGCATTGCCATCTTTGGTTCCATGTCTTCGTCTCACCTTGGTGAAGTTTGGCAATCTGAAAAACTTAAATGTGGGCTTCGTGAAGGTGAAGAGAGGAGCATTGGAGGTTGGGGAGATGACCTCTCCTACGCTGGACGTTGAGACGGCGATGTAGTAAGACGTAGAGAGCCTCAGAGGGAGTTGAACATCTCccattgtgttttttttttttttttccttctcaccTATCTGAATCAGAGATAGGAGATTGAGAGCTTTTGAAATGGGGGGAGAGAAAGCAAACAAAGAGAGTGTTAAGGTGGTGGGACTCTTTTTCGTTGGGCTAAGGTTTGAGGCAGTTTAAAGCTGATAGAGTCGTCGGTTGGGAGGATTCTGAGAGATCTTCTGGATGAGAAGCCatgaagtaaaaaatattaaCTCTCCTTGCTGCCGTGGCTCGTTCCACCATTTTAAATTCAGAAAATGTTGAGCCATGATACTTGGCGGACTTTGAGCTTCCTCTGATTTGAAAAGTTTCTTAAGTTTAAGATGAAACCACTTTTTAGGgagctaaaatttttaaatagatgaAGTAAAAAAAGTAAATTTCAGTTCCACTTTTCCAGGAACtcgtttaaattttttaacaatCCTTTTGGTTTTAGAAGTCAAGTTTTTGAGGTTATTTGCTGACTTCTCGTAGCTAACCACAATCTAAATTCTCAAAAAATTAAGCTGCAACTAGATGTCGGGTAAGCCTATATATCTCTGAAAGCCTCGAAATTTTAGGGCCCCCATATATAGAATCACAGAACATACTCTGGTGATCCTTCTAGCTGCCGTTCATTGAGGTTTCAGGTGTGAAGAGGATGGGCTTCTTCCCTGCAAACATTGCATGAAGGATATAAACAAGCAATCCTAGCAAAAGGATATCAAGTAAGCGCAAGATGGATCTCTGTATTGATGCTAGCTTTTGATACATACTTCAATATAGATGGAGGATGGATATTCATATTAATGCTAATACATACAATTCAATCTACTGGTTCTAACATTTGGATGGCTAAAACAGGAATGGAATAAACTCATGGCATATACAAAAGAAATTCAGACGTTTTTGCAGTAATTCAATACCATGTCAAGTTCCAGCATCCTCAAACAAAGGTAGGACTTTACTTGTTTACGCTGCAATCTCCAGCCCGTATCTTGTTTTAGGAGTAGGCTTGTTATTTTCATGGCCATTTTATGGGCAACAGCAAACCAAAGGCAAATTGGCAAAGCCATGATTCTTGTGCTGTTGCTGTCTCCTTATGCATGGAtacaaatttgaaataaattaattgcaAAACATTGAAACGTACAAGGGAATCCAATTAGGAAAATCACTTGAACGTACGCAACCAAGGAATCCATAACaatttactaaaataatattgtCTTGTAGGACAATGAAACCACCATTACTTTGTATGACGACCAAGGGAAAATAATTATACCTGAAGAAGTATCTAAAAATGGAGTCTACAACAGTCCAGGTACCAAAAGTATGATAAAAATGAGGCATGAAATCCCTTCTTCTATGCTAACCGATACAAATCTAGAAACCTTGCACAACATGATAACAGAGTACCCGGTAAGGAAACCTTATATTCAGCAAAGGATCCTCTGTAAGTATCCTATTTTGATTAAAACATTGTAGAAACAGTTgaaaaataataatcaaattcaCTGTTTATACTCAAAATTTGGTATGATCTTAAAAATGAATAAAAGGAAGATGCAAAGCACAACCTACAGGGTCACCAGTATTGACTATTGAGAAAAGTGATAAGATTCTGAAAACTGCAGTCCCCCAGCCTCCTGTGCTGCTTCAAATGCTATGTAAAGCTCAAGCACAGCCATAAGGATAATAATTTGTTATTTTTATTTGGATCTCTTAATTCATTTTTCATCTCTATCATGAACATGATTTGATATGTGAAGTTTGTCTGACTAAAATAATTGACCATCCCCACTCACTCCCTTTTTTTAACTTTGAACCTGCCTCTTAGTATTTGAAGGCGTACCTATTTGACCTGCTTGGCACCTTTCTAGCTGTTCTTCTGCGAGCCCTAGGGATCCAAGAATCCTCATCAAATCAACTTTGTGGGTGACCTTGGAAATCCTATGCATCCACCACTCTTCCATTCTAACCTTCCCAAGGTAACAGTTCCAAGAAACATGCTGAAAAGCCAAGCAATACAGATCTTATGTGTTTCCTCATTAATATTTCTGCTAGTGTCTAAAATCATTATTAAACTaaatttctttcttacatggtttGATATTTATTAATGACAGTAATCTAAGCAAGACACAAAATTTTACACAAAAACTTGGGGCCAATCCATATTGTGCCGTGACATAAGAGACACATCATGCCACAAGGCTGCCGAATACCAAATACTGACATGGTACATAGGCATCAAGTACCACCATGTTGCTGAATATTGATCTATTAAATACTCCAGTATAGTCCATTTAGACTTATATTAATGAATCATACATGCATCCCTTTGACACATGTTCAAATCCACATTTAATAGTGAATACAAAAAAttgttctaaattttaaaaaaagaaatcatAACAATAATACCAAGCCTTGTCCTAATTACTTGGGATTCGTTTTATATATCCTCACATGTTAGCTTAGGTCTTCCCTAATTCATCTAGACCCTTCAACACAGATTCAAGCACTTCTTTATACCAAGGGCTCCTCAAGTTATCACGCATTTACATAAAATAGGTGAAATATGTAAATAGTACTTTGGCATTGGATGGCCTTCTCCTTATCCTGGATCCTAATCGCATAATATGCCAATTAATGTTAACTAAAATGCATGCAAATATTTTAAACAAGACATGTCTACTTCCcacattaaattaattaaaaatcaacTAGTTTCCAGAAGAATAGGTTTACCTAGAACAACCCAATGTGCTCTTGGCACAGGTTCCATACATATATTGTACCAACCCCACTTGACATGGTCAACATATGCAACATTCCATCCTTCAACCATGATAGTCCTTGGCAACCCCTCCCTTAGAAACAAATCCAAAAAATCATTAAACAGCAAGAAGAAATAGACAGAGCATGGGCAGATGAGAATGATCTGTAATTATTCAGCAGTTTATCGGGTGCCATGACCTAAACACATTGCTCATCCAAGTTACATAACAAAAGTACCAAGGGCCAATAACACCTCACATCCATGTGAAATGGCTAGGTGTCAACATATAATAGCATCCCTAGTCCAAGGAACAGGTATTCAAGGATTACTCATCTAAGTTGTGTATCAACCAGACATGCAACTCAGCAATTAATAAGCAACACAATTAGCTTCGGCAATTTGGGACTTCACAAACTTGGTGGATCAAtaatggttaaaaaaaaaaatgtaaaaccCTGACTACTGTAAACTTGAAGGGGTCAGGTTTAGACTATCAAATCTATAAATTCTTCCAACAGTTTTGCCATTTTTTTCACTACATGTCCAGACGATGCAAATTATTGGCACCATGCATGTCTCATTATTTTGATTCTACAACACGTCTACCACATTGAAACACCTTGATTGCATTGAGCTTAAAAGTAAAAGCTATACTGAAATTAACCAATGGCCATGTCACTTCTACACAAACATCCCCTGCTTGGCACGTGCAAACTTGAATCCTTGGAAAAGTTTAACATTCTCAATTTCATCATCCTCAAAATTCTCTCTAAACTAAACATCATCACTAAGGAGAAAAAACCTAGGCTTTGTATGCTCAAACTTTACTGAAAATTTACTATATAACCTTTCCAAGTTTAGAAAGAAAGCATGAAGATAGCACCCCTAGATAGACTACCTGaacaaattactttaatttcattAAGCACAAATGCTTCAAAAGAGAAGAGACGGTCACTGTATATCCTTTCAAAGCCAATCTAATGGTTTCCTATTTTCCACGTAACATGTAACTTATTGAGCCTTCAAGCATGTCAACATATATCTCGCAACTAGCAACTGAAAAAATGCAGCAACTGAATTCAGTTAGCATTTCCAGCGGTTAGAATAATCATCCTGCCATTTTGTCTTTCAAAGTGTTTTTGAGCTTTCATGTCGAGCATATGTTGTCAAACTCCATTGGGCTTCCAATAATAAACTATTGTAGACAATTAATCATGTTATCTTGCAATTTTACATCACATTTAATAAATACCTGCCATCATTAGATGTACAATTTGCCTCAGGCACTCATCTGAACATAAGCATTGTCTGACGAGAAAGTCAACACAGCAAAACAACTCAagcttttgtaaaaaaaaattcctctaattgctcttcttctagttattttaattcaaaattgctTGAGTAATATATCAAAAAAGTATGCCTCATACACCATTTGCATAAGCTCTAGCCCATTCCTtgaaccttgcaccacataagctacTCCCTTTGCACCCTGATCGATTAGCTATCTTTTCTCTTTAAAATAACTCAAAATCCAATAACCATGGGTCTCCTTCATAGCCTCAATCAGTAAGTATCCATAAACACCCAAGCCATGGTCTCCTGAAAAGGTATGCCCCACATAATCCTCAGTCTTTCACAACAAAACAGTACATTAATTTCTTCATACCACAAAAGCCTTAATGCTTCAATTAAGGTGGGGCCAACTCAACTTTGTGTCTACCATCAAAACCAATCATCACTGTTAAGTATAAATTCAAACAACTAAACTAACCCAACACTAGGTTAAATCCTGATCTAGAATACAAGCAAGCAAATAATAGAGAATACCATAAGAAATTAAGGGAGAGAGAACATGCAAAAATCTGCACTGTCCAGGATACACTCATGGAAAGAGAATCATGTACTTTTCTCAATAAATGAGAGAAAACAAGGCCTACTAAATAAGCTTTCACATTCAATATGTCCCCAACTAATCTTAAACTGAATTTCCCAGgacaaaattatctaaaatcaaaCTCAGACAGACCCCAAATCCAAAATCAAGTTTCATGATAGGTTACAATCCACTTGTATCTCTTATGTCTTCAATATTAAAAATCAGTTACCAACAAAAATCACCATGCTAGCTCAAACGACAATGATTGTTTTTGCAAATGGGTGGCAAATGATTCACACTGAAAgaacatttaaaaaaataaaaataataaaattgaagaACACAGTACAAGGAGATATAATCAGCTCCCTTATCAAGGTTATAAGGAAAACCGAAAGAGTCCAACAGCAATCAAGCAAAACAAGCATGGTTTCTTAAATTGAATATCCACTAACATGATGCTTTCTTTTCTGGGGAGAGGAGGTAGGAACGTAAGCAACATTCCTTTTGGAGACAATAAGAAGATATGCATGTTGAGGCTAATATCATTCAAAAATACCACTTCTGTTCCAGCATAAACGTTAGATATGATGCAGAACATATAGTGCTGATTTTATTTCCCCTTTCTATGAAAACTGTTACTGGTATTGAGTGATAGGACATGGTTAAGCATGTTATTACAGAAGAAGACAAAAGAAAGCCTGCAGTTAGGAGTGCTGGTGTGAAAGGTCTAAGATACCTGGTTGGTGTTCCTGGAAAGATAAACCTCAAACCACAATGCAAAAAGAGCAACACAATTCTACTTAAGGAAATAAAAACTTCTATGAGGAAGGCATTGAGTCGTGAATTTGTGGAGAAGGTATTGGGTCATCAAATGTGCAGATGTTGTGAGAATTAAGAATCTTTTTATAAGTTACTGTACAAAAAACAAAACATGGTTTGGAAAAGTTGAATTTGTATAAGAAGGGCAAATACAAAGAAAACAAAAAGTCAACGTGTTTTTAGTTTTATCAACTGTATTCACAAGATATTCTCATACAGATTGGGAACAAGAATGTAACTAGATACAATTTTTAACTAGGTCACCATCCAGACATGAGCAGAGATTTGAAGCCCCCCTTGAGGAGAGGATGCTTATTTTATgcgtttaatattttttttaaaaaaataataaaacaggCCAGATCCATGTGTCTAGAGATGCGAACTGCATAGCACTCTCACTTTTGAAGTGTATAGACAACAGCATGAGAAGTGTCATTTGTAGTTTGTGGATCCATAAAAGCTCAAGAAAGCAAAAGACCATAGTGCCTTTCAATAAATGTGATAAGCCAGCTCCACATAATTGTAGCTCAAAACAATGGAAGAATCTCCAAGCACACGACTTGATACAAGTTGCCATTAATTGACAAAACTAACATTTTCATCCATGAAACAAGCAAGCAAAATCAAATGACAGATGTCTTGAGAACCCCCAAAATTGATGAGCAACATTTTCCCATCCACAAGTCAGGTGGTTCCTTCTCACATAAAGGCACAAAAAGGGCTTTGTCAACCAAACAAGACAAAACTTGGCTTGAATACAACAAAATGCAATGAACAAAGGCATCAGAACAATCCGCCAGGAAAATGTATAACATAATAACTTTCATCTGAACTTGTTCAACAACCTAGTTTTATCCAGCCGGCATCACTTCCCACAGTAATGGAAAATGCTGAATCAAAAGAAGCTATTGGAACACAGCCGTCTAGAAATCTTAAGCAATAAGAAACAGCATAGAATCCGGTGCTCTTCCACTTTGCAACTCAAACAAATATTTCGGACAAAAGTTGCTACCTTTGAGTAAAACTTGTCAGATTCATAATAAAATGCCAAAAGAACAATAAGAAATCCATAAAAGGGAGACTTTGGATTATTATCTATATCCTTAAATGCACGCCTAACAGACTTGTCTTAACATAAGCACCCAGCATACATAGATCCCGTTCAACTTGCAACGAGAACACATATTTCTGATAAAAATTGATGCTTTGACTAAAAGAACAGTAAGAATCCATGAAAAAGGTAATATATTTGAATTACTACCCCGACCCCTGCATGCATACATTAGACAAGTGTCTGCAAAACAAAACACAAAGAACCACAATAACATCATATTATCATTACATCTATAACCCAAGCCTCCTCCGATCAcagatttttagataaaaatttacctagaaagcaaaaagaagaaacaaaagaacaaAACAATTTTACTCTCAAGATCCGGTGACAGCAGCATCAGCGAGCTTGACGCCGGCTTTGAACACCGGGTGCAGCAGCCCGAGCTCATCCTTGACATCGAGCGGATTGCTCGTCTCATTCCTGATCCTCTTCACCCTCCGGCTGGCGAGCGATTTATGGGTGAATCCGTACATCTGGAGGATCTGGTTGTCGCCGAAGTTGAACGCGCGGTCCATCTGCTTGAGGCAGCGCTCGACAGGGTAGTCCCCGAACTTGCCACAGGGCTTGCAGCCGACGAAGTGAGTGACAAGCGGCCACCGGTGGTCCCCGAGCCCCGGGTGATAATTCTCGATCATCTCCTCATAGCGGTCGACGAGGATCCCCCAGTAGCCATGGAGGTAGTAAGCGCTCTCGAGATAGACCTTGTCGCCCCAGCGGTCGCGCTGCGTGACAAGGAGGTAGACCATGGCGGACTGGTCATCAGCCTCAAACACGGGGCGGTCCTTGAGGAAGGAGGTGAGGACCTTACCGGCCTCGGTGCGGACCTTCCCCTTGGGGCCCATGGGAGCCCAGGCGTCAAGGAGGTCGAGAGACCACTGGCAGTTTCGGAGGAGGAAGCTGCCGGTGTTGAGGCCGATCCAGTTCTTGTCGTCGTAGACCATCTCGTTCCAGCCGTGCATAACGAGATTGAAGGGGGCGTAGCGGTCCCAGGGGAGCTCGAAGGCCATGTCGGTGAACATGGCATCCGAGTCCATCCACCACAGGAACTCGACCTCGGGGTGGGCGAGGAGGAGGGAGCGGATCAGGGGGAGCTTGGCCCAGAAGCCAGCCATCTCGGCGTCGAGGAGGGCGAGGTTGTAGAAGATCTCGATGCCGTGGACGCGGCAGTAGTCGATCTTGTTCTTGATGGACTTGAGGAGGTAGTGGTCGCCGACGGGGTTCTCGCAGGGCTTGGGGGAGGAGCCGGTCACGAGGAGGACGCGGGGCTTGTTGGGGCCCCAGAAGTTGGGGGATTCCGGGTGGCGGCGGAGCCAGGCTGCCCGCTGCTCGTCCCAGTCGGAGATCTTGGGGCCCAGTGTGTAGGGAATGTTAGGATCCTGCGGCGGATCGTCGCCGCCCTCGTCGGCGATGAAGGGTTTGGTGGCGCCCGCGGTGGCAGAGGAGGATGAGGTATGGTCGGCTTGCTGTTCGACGAGGGCGCGGTGGGGGAGGGAGCGGTGGGAGAGGAGGTGGTGGCGGATCTCGTTGAAGTCCTGCTCGGGAGTGCCGAATTTGCCGGCGCCGATGGTACCGCGTAGGACGATGACGGTGAGGAAGAGGCAAAGGAGGGTGAGCTTCCCCCGCTGGAGGGCTCGCTGGATCTGGCGGACCCGCCGCTCCCCCAAGCACCGGACCAACATTTCCCCCCACTCTCCCCCCTATTCTTTTATTATCCTCCTAACCTCTATtccctcttcttccttccaatcTCTTTCTCACGACCGGTCCCTTCTTCTCTGGGACGGAAACGAAAAAAAGAGCGAATAAGAATGCTGGTATGAGATTAAAAATAAGGAAGGGAAGAGAAGTGGGAATGGTATAAGTTGCACGTTGTGGCTGTGAATTTATTCTCGTTGCCTCGGGAGGGATAAGAGGTGGAATAGGTCGGGGAGACACAAAGAGACAGCGAGAAAGAGAGACAAGGATAGGTTATGGCCTTGTGGGCGTGAGAAAAAATAATGGTGCCAGATATAGTGAAAGATAAGGGTTGAGGggccggggggggggggtgtgtgaGAAGGTAATACTGGTGCGAGTTACGGTGGGTgggagggagggaggaggagatggggagagagagagagagagagaggtgtgagaaggtAATAAGGTGCCAGTGCAGTGGgcgaggaaagagagagagaagggggagcCGGGATGCTTCGCTGGGAGAAGGATGTCGGAAAGGGGAATTTTTGCTGCAGGCCGGAGCGGAGAGGGTCCACGTGATCTGCATCTCGTTGCGGTGCGATTGGAGGGCAGATACAGTGTAGGATATGAAAGGATTCGCCTTAATTGATGGATGGATTTGATTTGGCACACTAAATTTCTATTGGCCGATGGAGATCGAGATGGAGAGTATGAGGGGGTGGTGCCATTGTAAATTCTAGCTTCACATATTCTGTGAGGATCCTTGTTGGGTTATCCTTCATCTTAATCACCCTAATGGCCAATCTCTAACATACCTCTTTTAGCTTTGACAGGTGCGGAGCCAATAGAAAACACCATTCATTTTTTTTGGAACACATCTCTTATGTCAATATTCGTTAGAAAACTAATGTTGTTTAGTAATGTCGCAGAAGCTGTGATTGTCAAAATATGTGGGTATCCTGCCTCATCGTGGATGGAACTCGGGTTTATGGGTTCATGTATGTACGTGGTTGTCATGTAACGTGGGGACCTAGTGCCACAATCAATTAAGAATATAACTCGCTCCATTGTACTTGCTAATTAAAAACTCAAATGATAGATTAGAAGTCGGTGTTCTTGTTCAATTGGAACAAGTGCAATTAAACACGCGGTGGGCAAGGAGTGCACCAATATTGTGAGGTCGTGCATTTAGAACTTAACTAGGAATGCATAATATATATCATTTTGAAATTTAACAATATTACAATACAGATCCATATAAAGTTTGCATTCATCTAAAGTTATTGCTACGTGCCAGATATCTAATTAGTGAATAAGAGGCTTATAAAAGGCTATTCGCCGATCGAGTTATAGCCCAAGTGGAACATGgctttatttttatgtaatggaTCTAGATTCGAAACGCACGTGTAACGATTAAATGAAGGAGCGGATGCCCCATTCCCTATATCCTGATCAATCGCATAAAAATACTATCTGATCCACTTGATGGTTCGATTGGTATCAAAGTGACATACTCACATGAGAAAAAAAATCCCTTCAATCCGGATGAAGAGAATTGGTCACTTTAAGTATCCTGTAGTGGAGTCTTGTGATTCGAATGAGTCAACCATAATGTGAAAGTCATTGCTGTAGTttgtttaaaataataatatgctAATTGCTCGTATAAAGGTTTAATGGAAAATGATTATGTCGGTAAATGTTGTTTTGCAGTAAGATAGTGCTGTCATAAGGGAGTAGATGTCTTAAAAAAATCATTCCAagagataatatttttatttattttatgcaaTGATaccatattatgatatattttttcactGATATATGgtctttctttgaaaaaaattaaggtGGTATTTGGTGCATTACATAGGTAATGTTACTATAGTAATATGATTGCACAGAGAATGTGATTACCTGATAAAATTACAGAAAATTCTATATTACAGTGTTTGGTATGTACAGTAATATTATTGTAAAATTACAGAAAATTCTACGTTGCagtatttaatatataatttagattacatgGAATATAAGAAAATTTTTTCAAAGTATTTCTATCCTTGTTTattgattattgtctattttttAAAGAGACAACTTAATTTTGAGACCAACCATTTTTTGTGACATCACCATTttgttttctttctattttcactaACTGGGACtatccataatttattttaatttattttgataaaaatattttatttttaaaattatcttgttGCAAGATTGCAGGATTATCAGATTACATGTATTCACATAGCACTTCTTCTTAGATAAtcagattattttttttgataatactgTATTATATATAATACAGTAATACAGTTATAAtattatctataaaaataataaaataaataatataatttaattattttttataaaattatatataattttattaggaTTATATGCTACCAAATAGTAATGTTAAATCAAAGCTGAAGTCGGCACGTTAAAATGATTATTTTCTTACAGCGATAAATAACGGGTCCTGGGCTTGGAATAAAACCGTCACCATGGAACCTTCACCGCTAGTCCAGTGCTATGGTAAGTCTAATCCCACTGCAAGTTTGTCAACGAAAACCGAAGTCCAGAGTTGGCATGTGCTGCG contains these protein-coding regions:
- the LOC105045617 gene encoding probable xyloglucan 6-xylosyltransferase 1, which produces MLVRCLGERRVRQIQRALQRGKLTLLCLFLTVIVLRGTIGAGKFGTPEQDFNEIRHHLLSHRSLPHRALVEQQADHTSSSSATAGATKPFIADEGGDDPPQDPNIPYTLGPKISDWDEQRAAWLRRHPESPNFWGPNKPRVLLVTGSSPKPCENPVGDHYLLKSIKNKIDYCRVHGIEIFYNLALLDAEMAGFWAKLPLIRSLLLAHPEVEFLWWMDSDAMFTDMAFELPWDRYAPFNLVMHGWNEMVYDDKNWIGLNTGSFLLRNCQWSLDLLDAWAPMGPKGKVRTEAGKVLTSFLKDRPVFEADDQSAMVYLLVTQRDRWGDKVYLESAYYLHGYWGILVDRYEEMIENYHPGLGDHRWPLVTHFVGCKPCGKFGDYPVERCLKQMDRAFNFGDNQILQMYGFTHKSLASRRVKRIRNETSNPLDVKDELGLLHPVFKAGVKLADAAVTGS